In a genomic window of Thermoproteus tenax Kra 1:
- a CDS encoding translation initiation factor aIF-2B subunit delta — MFKHLKEEKIRGASWYLEEILKIIAERGASEEVLEEARRIRPGMASIDVAILTIEAAGRKGLDLREVARRLALYVREAQTKLDDVISSFGIECPATMITVSYSRAVSRFIQIKAGCIRRLYILESRPGEEAREALKDYRRHVEVVPLPDSAMGSVEFDYAVVGLDGYYGDGYAFNKVGTLPLLATARELGARSVAVFESYKMAPVKSPEPYIIEEEVLGERVRLRLFDKFRVGLLDFVVTDIGVFGRPSGSLAETGWRRLASALGL, encoded by the coding sequence GTGTTCAAACATCTAAAGGAGGAAAAAATAAGAGGAGCCTCTTGGTATCTAGAGGAAATATTGAAAATCATAGCGGAGCGTGGCGCATCAGAGGAGGTCCTGGAGGAGGCCAGAAGAATAAGGCCCGGCATGGCCTCCATCGATGTGGCAATACTAACTATAGAGGCCGCGGGCAGAAAGGGGCTCGATCTGAGGGAGGTCGCCAGGCGCCTTGCATTATACGTAAGAGAAGCTCAAACGAAGTTGGACGATGTAATATCGTCGTTTGGTATCGAGTGTCCGGCTACAATGATCACAGTCAGCTACTCCAGAGCGGTCTCCAGGTTTATCCAGATCAAGGCTGGGTGCATTAGGAGACTCTATATTCTGGAGTCGCGCCCCGGCGAAGAGGCGCGCGAGGCGCTCAAGGACTACCGGAGACATGTGGAAGTCGTGCCGCTGCCCGACTCAGCTATGGGCTCGGTCGAGTTTGACTATGCCGTGGTGGGCCTCGATGGGTATTACGGCGACGGCTACGCTTTTAATAAGGTAGGGACCCTGCCTCTGTTGGCAACCGCCAGAGAATTGGGCGCGCGGAGCGTAGCCGTCTTCGAGAGCTATAAGATGGCCCCAGTCAAGTCCCCCGAGCCGTACATTATTGAGGAGGAGGTCTTAGGCGAAAGAGTGAGGCTGCGTCTGTTTGATAAGTTCAGGGTAGGCCTATTGGACTTCGTCGTGACCGACATAGGGGTCTTTGGAAGGCCCAGCGGAAGCTTGGCAGAGACAGGCTGGAGGAGGCTCGCGTCCGCCCTTGGTCTATAG
- a CDS encoding MBL fold metallo-hydrolase: MRITILVDNYVTDLRSLRLGLRAEWGLSMYIHDLKILYDAGLSGEVLLHNMKALGIGPDEPDVLVISHRHSDHTGGVPALLRSRKRPITVVAHKNLFARAYAKDSIGEVDISAPFDASFLERHNARLVLIERPYEISSGVYASGEIPRSWGPSHIGAVSDPIPDDMALYIKDKGLVALTGCGHAGVENIVEYGLKTTGEGSLRALIGGLHFMGLSRERAEEATRYIASKRPQKVVGTHCTGIQGIALLAEKLGDAAQQAE; the protein is encoded by the coding sequence GTGAGGATCACCATATTAGTCGATAATTACGTCACAGATCTGAGGTCGTTGAGGCTGGGGCTCAGGGCCGAGTGGGGCCTCTCCATGTATATACACGACTTGAAGATTCTGTACGACGCCGGCCTCTCCGGCGAGGTTCTTCTGCACAATATGAAGGCGTTGGGCATAGGCCCCGACGAGCCTGATGTGTTGGTGATAAGCCATAGGCACAGCGACCATACCGGCGGCGTGCCGGCGCTTCTTAGATCTAGGAAGAGGCCGATCACAGTGGTGGCGCACAAGAACTTGTTCGCAAGGGCTTACGCGAAGGACAGCATAGGCGAGGTCGACATAAGCGCGCCGTTCGACGCCTCGTTTCTGGAGAGACATAACGCGAGGCTTGTGTTGATTGAGAGGCCCTACGAGATATCGAGCGGCGTCTATGCGTCGGGCGAGATTCCGAGGTCGTGGGGGCCCTCACACATTGGCGCCGTCTCCGATCCGATCCCCGACGACATGGCCCTTTACATAAAGGATAAGGGGCTCGTGGCGCTTACAGGCTGCGGGCACGCCGGAGTGGAGAACATAGTCGAGTATGGACTGAAGACGACCGGCGAGGGCTCCCTCCGCGCACTGATAGGCGGGCTCCACTTCATGGGGCTCAGTAGAGAGCGCGCAGAGGAGGCGACAAGATATATCGCCAGCAAGAGGCCGCAGAAGGTGGTCGGCACTCATTGCACGGGCATCCAGGGTATAGCGTTGTTGGCCGAAAAACTAGGCGATGCGGCGCAACAGGCGGAGTAG
- a CDS encoding chlorohydrolase, with protein MAVALRARYVLWDLDLKVVEDGIVEIDDEGKIVGVGKYAGELALNLGHVVLMPQLTNAHLHPLDVVIADRDDYYIDDLVGWPHGIKYWALREAVHKRRHLRPLEHLAKRIKKYGIGCVVAFAEYSWKDVERAFSKWGIEAIVFQEGHGDFPEAPYVQVASPLDHEPAYLARLRERAQLVATHVSETEECHREGDLELALGPLNADVLVHLVYAEPEEIAAIPRDKTVVVNPRANAYLVGRLPNLPALLELKPLLGTDNVFVNEPDVWAEIKFLHAYAKTVGWPLDEKVLIKMATIWPWEKLKCNAPILPGVRAKALAVELPYPTHNVYKFLARRAGPQDVAGFIEGNEVKFPDEL; from the coding sequence GTGGCGGTAGCTCTGAGAGCTAGATACGTCCTCTGGGACCTCGATCTAAAAGTTGTGGAAGACGGCATAGTTGAGATCGATGACGAGGGGAAGATAGTGGGCGTGGGCAAATACGCCGGAGAGCTGGCGCTCAACTTGGGCCACGTCGTGTTGATGCCCCAGTTGACCAACGCGCACCTACACCCTCTTGACGTCGTGATCGCGGATAGAGACGACTACTATATCGACGACTTAGTGGGGTGGCCTCACGGCATCAAGTACTGGGCTCTGAGAGAGGCCGTCCACAAAAGGAGACACCTAAGGCCTCTAGAGCATTTGGCCAAGAGGATAAAAAAGTACGGCATAGGATGCGTGGTGGCCTTCGCCGAATACTCATGGAAGGACGTGGAGAGAGCCTTCTCTAAGTGGGGTATAGAGGCCATAGTATTCCAGGAGGGGCACGGCGATTTCCCCGAGGCGCCCTACGTACAGGTTGCCTCTCCTCTGGATCACGAGCCGGCATATTTGGCTCGCCTCAGAGAGCGCGCCCAGCTCGTAGCCACGCACGTCTCAGAGACCGAGGAGTGCCACAGGGAAGGCGACTTGGAGTTGGCGCTTGGCCCGCTGAACGCAGACGTGTTGGTTCACTTGGTCTACGCGGAGCCTGAGGAGATAGCCGCAATCCCGAGAGATAAGACGGTGGTTGTGAACCCCAGAGCCAATGCATACTTAGTCGGAAGGCTCCCCAACTTGCCTGCCCTGCTCGAGCTGAAGCCCCTCCTGGGGACGGACAACGTCTTCGTCAACGAACCCGACGTGTGGGCCGAGATAAAGTTCCTCCACGCCTACGCTAAAACTGTGGGCTGGCCCCTAGATGAGAAGGTTTTGATCAAGATGGCTACAATTTGGCCATGGGAGAAGCTCAAGTGCAATGCTCCGATACTGCCCGGCGTCAGGGCAAAGGCGCTGGCCGTCGAGCTGCCGTATCCCACCCACAACGTGTACAAGTTCTTGGCCAGAAGAGCAGGCCCTCAAGACGTGGCGGGCTTCATCGAGGGCAACGAGGTAAAGTTCCCCGACGAGCTCTAG